One window of Paenibacillus sp. FSL K6-3182 genomic DNA carries:
- the odhB gene encoding 2-oxoglutarate dehydrogenase complex dihydrolipoyllysine-residue succinyltransferase, whose protein sequence is MAEIIVPELGESISEGTITKWFVKEGDSVNQGDVLLELETDKVNIEISADNSGVVSRIAKQDGEVVLVGEAIGSIGEAAGGAAAPAAPAAEPAPVAAPAAVAAPAAAPAAPVASSANESAATINASPAARKRAREQGIDLSAQGQAPAAAPAPAVATPVKSAPLTQSEPANAGKDVKPTERKRMSRRRVTIANRLVEAQRTAAMLTTFNEVDMTAILDLRKRRKQAFFEKNDVNLGFMSFFTKAVVGALKAFPLLNAEIDGEDIVTKKFYDIGIAVSAKEGLVVPVVRDADRLSFAEIEKNIVELAGKARSNTLAISDLQGGSFTITNGGVFGSLLSTPILNAPQVGILGMHKIQIRPVAIDDVRMENRPMMYLALSYDHRIVDGSEAVRFLVTVKALLEDPESLLLEG, encoded by the coding sequence ATGGCTGAAATTATTGTACCGGAACTAGGCGAGTCCATTTCTGAGGGCACAATTACCAAATGGTTCGTGAAGGAAGGCGACTCCGTCAATCAGGGAGATGTCCTACTAGAGCTTGAAACCGATAAGGTTAACATAGAAATTAGCGCTGACAATAGCGGTGTTGTATCTCGCATCGCTAAACAAGACGGAGAAGTTGTACTTGTAGGTGAAGCGATCGGTTCGATTGGAGAAGCAGCGGGCGGCGCAGCCGCACCTGCTGCTCCGGCAGCTGAGCCAGCTCCTGTTGCTGCTCCTGCCGCAGTAGCTGCACCAGCTGCTGCTCCAGCAGCGCCTGTTGCCTCTTCTGCAAATGAAAGTGCAGCAACGATTAATGCATCGCCAGCTGCTCGTAAACGTGCTCGTGAGCAAGGCATTGATCTTTCAGCGCAAGGACAAGCTCCTGCTGCTGCACCTGCACCAGCGGTTGCCACTCCGGTTAAATCTGCTCCGCTAACACAATCAGAACCTGCTAACGCAGGCAAAGATGTGAAGCCGACTGAACGCAAACGGATGTCTCGTCGCCGGGTTACGATTGCTAACCGCCTAGTTGAAGCACAACGCACAGCAGCGATGCTGACGACTTTCAATGAAGTGGATATGACTGCGATTCTTGATTTGCGCAAACGCCGCAAGCAAGCTTTCTTCGAGAAAAATGATGTAAACCTAGGTTTTATGTCATTCTTTACGAAAGCTGTAGTTGGTGCGCTTAAAGCATTCCCGCTGCTTAATGCTGAAATTGACGGCGAAGATATTGTTACGAAAAAATTCTATGATATCGGCATTGCAGTATCTGCAAAAGAAGGTCTTGTCGTTCCGGTCGTTCGTGACGCGGACCGTCTAAGCTTCGCTGAAATCGAGAAAAATATCGTTGAGCTTGCTGGTAAAGCAAGATCAAACACACTTGCCATTTCTGATTTGCAAGGCGGAAGCTTCACTATTACGAATGGCGGCGTATTTGGCTCCTTGCTGTCCACGCCAATTCTTAATGCACCGCAAGTTGGTATTCTCGGCATGCACAAAATTCAAATTCGTCCAGTAGCAATCGATGATGTTCGTATGGAAAACCGTCCGATGATGTATCTTGCATTGTCTTACGATCACCGTATCGTAGATGGCAGCGAAGCTGTTCGCTTCCTCGTAACCGTCAAAGCGCTTCTTGAAGATCCAGAATCACTTCTTCTCGAAGGCTAA
- a CDS encoding sugar ABC transporter permease produces MISIVIMETWQNFGGAVLIYLASIVGIPRDLYEAAEINGASVWQRIKFITLPNLRSLLFLMFLLQIINTSQSFQAQLAMTAGGPDNATLTYMLLMNRNAFTYLDFGKATAMGTMMFAVMMVLSFFYLKVQNRSEKG; encoded by the coding sequence ATGATCTCGATCGTTATTATGGAAACGTGGCAAAACTTTGGCGGAGCGGTGCTCATCTATTTGGCTTCAATCGTCGGCATACCGCGGGATCTGTATGAAGCTGCCGAAATCAACGGTGCAAGCGTATGGCAACGAATTAAGTTTATTACACTGCCTAATTTGCGCTCATTGCTGTTCCTGATGTTTTTACTTCAAATCATTAACACCTCGCAAAGCTTCCAAGCACAACTGGCTATGACTGCCGGAGGTCCGGACAACGCGACTTTAACTTATATGCTGCTTATGAACAGAAATGCATTTACTTATTTGGATTTTGGCAAAGCAACAGCAATGGGTACGATGATGTTCGCCGTTATGATGGTGCTCTCCTTCTTCTACCTGAAAGTGCAGAATAGGAGTGAAAAAGGATGA